One part of the Rutidosis leptorrhynchoides isolate AG116_Rl617_1_P2 chromosome 1, CSIRO_AGI_Rlap_v1, whole genome shotgun sequence genome encodes these proteins:
- the LOC139866651 gene encoding protein SUPPRESSOR OF K(+) TRANSPORT GROWTH DEFECT 1-like, whose translation MYSNFKEQAIEYVKQAVQEDNAGNYAKAFPLYMNALEYFKTHLKYEKNPKIREAITQKFTEYLRRAEEIRAVIDDGGAGPAANGGDSAVAAKPKTKGKDGGEGDSDPEKEKLRAGLNSAIVREKPNVKWNDVAGLESAKQALQEAVILPVKFPQFFTGKRRPWRAFLLYGPPGTGKSYLAKAVATEADSTFFSVSSSDLVSKWMGESEKLVSNLFQMARESAPSIIFIDEIDSLSGQRGEGNESEASRRIKTEILVQMQGVGTNDDKVLVLAATNTPYSLDQAIRRRFDKRIYIPLPDLKARQHMFKVHLGDTPNNLTESDFESLARKSEGFSGSDIAVCVKDVLFEPVRKTQDAMFFVKTHEGLWVPCGPKQPAAIQITMQELAAQGLAEKISPPPITRSDFDKVLARQRPTVSKSDLEVHERFTKEFGEEG comes from the exons ATGTATAGCAATTTCAAAGAACAAGCAATCGAGTACGTAAAACAAGCAGTACAAGAAGATAATGCAGGAAACTACGCAAAAGCTTTCCCTTTATACATGAACGCATTAGAGTACTTCAAAACTCACTTAAAATACGAAAAAAACCCTAAGATTCGTGAAGCAATTACGCAGAAATTCACCGAGTATTTACGTCGTGCGGAAGAAATTAGGGCTGTTATCGATGACGGCGGTGCAGGTCCGGCGGCGAACGGTGGCGATTCGGCGGTGGCTGCGAAACCGAAAACGAAAGGTAAAGATGGTGGTGAAGGAGATAGTGATCCAGAAAAGGAGAAACTTAGGGCTGGATTGAACTCTGCAATTGTTAGAGAGAAACCTAATGTTAAATGGAATGATGTTGCTGGTCTTGAAAGTGCTAAACAAGCTTTGCAAGAAGCTGTTATCTTACCTGTTAAATTCCCTCAATTTTTTACTG GTAAAAGGCGGCCATGGAGGGCGTTTCTTCTGTATGGTCCACCTGGAACCGGTAAATCATACTTGGCAAAAGCTGTTGCAACTGAAGCTGACTCTACATTTTTTAG CGTTTCGTCATCAGATCTAGTTTCAAAGTGGATGGGAGAAAGTGAAAAGCTTGTTTCAAATCTTTTCCAAATGGCACGCGAGAGTGCACCTTCTATTATATTTATTGATGAAATTGATTCTCTAAGTGGCCAACGTGGTGAAGGCAATGAGAGTGAAGCTTCAAGACGTATCAAAACTGAAATTCTTGTTCAAATGCAG GGTGTAGGGACAAATGATGATAAAGTTCTTGTACTAGCAGCAACGAATACACCATACTCTCTTGATCAG GCTATCCGACGTCGATTTGATAAGCGTATATACATTCCACTTCCCGATTTGAAGGCTCGACAACACATGTTCAAA GTGCATTTAGGAGATACTCCCAATAACTTAACTGAAAGCGATTTTGAAAGTTTGGCACGTAAATCAGAAGGGTTTTCTGGTTCAGATATTGCAGTCTGT GTTAAGGACGTTCTATTCGAACCTGTACGTAAAACTCAAGATGCCATGTTCTTTGTTAAGACACATGAAGGTCTGTGGGTGCCCTGTGGACCCAAACAACCAGCTGCTATTCAGATCACAATGCAGGAGCTTGCAGCTCAAGGCCTGGCTGAAAAG ATTAGTCCACCCCCGATTACACGATCAGATTTTGACAAGGTTCTGGCTAGGCAGAGACCAACTGTGAGTAAAAGCGATCTCGAGGTCCATGAGAGGTTCACGAAAGAGTTTGGAGAAGAAGGTTAA
- the LOC139866661 gene encoding pentatricopeptide repeat-containing protein At2g27610-like: protein MNLQKLHYFKKIQTCYYNQCRSSQSIASTLELESQSNSFETGFFHNAHNPFDEMTQRDVSSFNHNHLLFEFARTNNNAQALKHFLGIRRSGLAVNGASFSCILKICGSLCDQLIGKQIHCDCIKHGFIKDVSVGTSLIDMYTKTEGVSLAEMVFDEMPDRNVVSWTSMLTGYSLSGLHDRAIELFLQMQAQGIKPNPFTFATVLGVLADSGAVIKGMQVHTMVVKFGFELTTYVCNSLISMYSKSRMVQCANKVFDRTEVRDSVSWNGMISGLVANGRDLVALDLFHKMRVAGVKLTQAVFVTILRVCANIKEIAFTKQVHCVVSKIGMESDPNVRTALMVSYTKSSQMDDTMRLFDTMKGVKNVVTWTAMIGGYIQNNVTKGVNLYLRMCREGVRPNEFTYSTILAAQPTISPFQIHAQAIKTNYELSTSVGTALLDAYMKIGNNDDAVKVFECVEEKDIVTWSAILSGYAQLGDVDGAIRAFRQLANDGVRPNEYTFSSILNACAGPSAAIGHGKQFHAGAIKEKYNDALCVSSALVTMYSKRGNIESANKVFERQIERDLVSWNAMISGYAQHGYGNKALEVFERMRKENLEMDDITFIGVITACTHAGLVDEGERYFNMMVNNLKIDPTQEHYSCMVDLFSRAGLLEKALIFINEMPFPAGGTIWRSLLAASRVHKNIEIGKIAGDKLMSLKPQDSASYVLLSNLYATSGNWQERSKVRKLMDERNVKKEAGYSWIEIKNKTYSFVAGDTSHISSDLIYLKLKELGLRLRDAGYLPDTSYVLHDVEDEHKEAILFQHSERLAVAFGLISTPPGTLLQIVKNLRVCGDCHTVFKLISTIEEREIVVRDSNRFHHFKDGACSCAEYW from the coding sequence ATGAATTTACAAAAGCTGCATTATTTTAAAAAGATTCAAACATGTTATTATAATCAATGTCGTTCATCACAATCCATTGCTTCTACACTCGAACTCGAATCCCAGTCCAATTCGTTTGAAACCGGTTTTTTTCACAATGCACACAACCCGTTCGACGAAATGACTCAAAGAGATGTTTCAAGTTTCAACCATAACCACCTTCTTTTCGAGTTTGCTCGAACCAATAACAACGCTCAAGCACTCAAACATTTTCTAGGAATCCGTCGTTCAGGGTTAGCGGTTAACGGTGCAAGCTTCTCTTGTATTTTAAAAATATGTGGAAGCTTGTGTGATCAATTAATAGGCAAGCAAATACATTGTGACTGTATTAAACACGGGTTCATCAAAGATGTTAGCGTAGGCACTTCACTTATCGATATGTACACGAAGACGGAAGGAGTTTCGTTAGCAGAGATGGTATTCGATGAAATGCCTGATAGAAATGTAGTATCTTGGACTTCAATGCTGACTGGGTATTCGTTATCTGGGCTGCACGATCGGGCTATTGAGCTTTTTTTACAAATGCAAGCTCAAGGAATCAAGCCTAATCCATTTACATTCGCGACAGTTCTTGGAGTATTAGCTGATAGCGGCGCAGTTATAAAAGGAATGCAAGTACATACCATGGTTGTAAAATTTGGTTTTGAGCTGACAACATATGTGTGTAATTCTTTAATTAGTATGTATTCAAAATCACGTATGGTTCAATGCGCTAATAAAGTGTTTGATCGTACGGAAGTTAGAGATTCGGTTTCTTGGAATGGTATGATTTCGGGTCTCGTGGCAAACGGGCGTGATTTAGTTGCGCTTGATTTGTTCCATAAGATGAGAGTTGCAGGGGTCAAACTAACACAAGCGGTGTTTGTAACGATATTAAGAGTGTGTGCAAACATCAAAGAGATAGCTTTCACGAAACAAGTACATTGTGTTGTTTcaaaaattggtatggaatcggatCCTAATGTTAGAACTGCACTTATGGTTTCGTATACTAAAAGCTCACAAATGGATGATACAATGAGATTATTTGATACAATGAAAGGGGTTAAAAACGTGGTGACATGGACTGCGATGATTGGTGGATACATACAAAACAACGTTACTAAAGGGGTAAATTTGTATCTTCGAATGTGTAGAGAAGGAGTTAGACCGAACGAGTTCACTTATTCGACGATCCTTGCTGCTCAACCTACAATTTCGCCTTTTCAAATTCACGCACAAGCGATCAAGACGAATTATGAATTGTCAACTTCAGTTGGGACTGCGCTTTTGGATGCGTATATGAAGATAGGAAACAATGATGATGCTGTTAAAGTCTTCGAGTGCGtggaagaaaaagatatcgttacatGGTCGGCCATTTTATCAGGATATGCGCAGTTAGGGGATGTTGATGGGGCTATACGAGCGTTTCGCCAGCTGGCAAACGATGGGGTCAGACCGAACGAGTATACGTTCTCGAGTATCCTTAACGCGTGTGCTGGTCCTTCTGCTGCAATCGGGCATGGTAAGCAGTTTCACGCAGGAGCAATAAAAGAAAAATACAATGATGCATTGTGCGTAAGTAGTGCGCTGGTTACAATGTACTCGAAAAGAGGTAACATCGAGAGTGCAAACAAAGTTTTCGAAAGACAAATTGAACGAGACTTGGTTTCATGGAACGCGATGATTTCGGGATACGCGCAACACGGGTACGGAAATAAGGCTCTTGAAGTGTTCGAGCGAATGCGAAAAGAGAATCTTGAAATGGATGACATCACATTTATTGGTGTGATTACTGCGTGTACTCATGCTGGATTAGTCGATGAAGGTGAACGATATTTTAACATGATGGTTAACAATTTGAAGATTGATCCTACGCAAGAACATTACTCGTGTATGGTTGATTTGTTCAGCCGAGCGGGATTACTCGAAAAAGCTTTGATTTTTATAAACGAGATGCCGTTTCCTGCTGGTGGGACCATCTGGCGGTCGCTTTTGGCTGCTTCTCGTGTTCATAAAAACATAGAGATTGGAAAAATCGCAGGTGATAAACTTATGTCACTAAAGCCACAAGATTCAGCTTCATACGTGTTGCTATCGAATTTATACGCAACATCTGGTAACTGGCAAGAACGATCGAAAGTTAGGAAGTTGATGGACGAAAGGAATGTGAAGAAAGAAGCCGGTTATAGCTGGATCGAAATAAAAAACAAGACGTATTCATTCGTTGCTGGTGATACTTCACATATATCATCGGATTTAATTTATTTAAAGTTAAAAGAATTGGGATTGCGATTAAGGGATGCAGGGTATTTGCCTGATACGAGTTATGTTCTTCATGATGTTGAAGATGAGCATAAAGAAGCTATTCTTTTTCAACACAGTGAGAGATTAGCAGTAGCTTTTGGGTTGATTTCGACACCTCCTGGTACTTTGTTGCAGATTGTGAAGAATCTTAGGGTTTGTGGTGACTGTCACACTGTGTTTAAGTTGATATCAACGATTGAGGAAAGGGAAATAGTTGTTAGGGATTCGAATCGATTTCATCATTTTAAAGATGGTGCATGCTCTTGTGCAGAATATTGGTGA